A window of the Candidatus Goldiibacteriota bacterium HGW-Goldbacteria-1 genome harbors these coding sequences:
- a CDS encoding competence protein ComFB, giving the protein MEDITRRNIEEQFESREDICKCDRCKMDILAYALNNLPARYVVTDRGHIFTKLKEMEMQFMADVTREVYKAVEFVKAHQRHQ; this is encoded by the coding sequence ATGGAAGACATCACCAGAAGAAATATTGAAGAACAGTTTGAGTCAAGGGAAGATATATGCAAGTGCGACAGGTGTAAGATGGATATACTTGCGTATGCTTTAAATAACCTTCCTGCCAGATATGTAGTAACGGACAGGGGGCATATTTTTACCAAATTAAAGGAAATGGAAATGCAGTTTATGGCCGATGTGACAAGGGAAGTATATAAAGCTGTGGAATTTGTAAAGGCGCATCAAAGGCATCAATGA